From the genome of Eucalyptus grandis isolate ANBG69807.140 chromosome 2, ASM1654582v1, whole genome shotgun sequence, one region includes:
- the LOC104433269 gene encoding glutamine--tRNA ligase, cytoplasmic codes for MVKEDEARDKALELFLKIGLDERTAKNTVANNKVTANLTAVIHEASVTDGCDKSIGNLLYSVATKYPANALVHRPTLLEYIVSSKIKTTAQLDAAFSFFSDTGSESFKIHEFEEACGVGVEVSVEDIKQTVSGIFEERKSSILEQRYRTNVGELFGHVRKMLPWADQKIVKQIIDTKMYELLGERTAADNEKPAKKKEKPVKVEEKKVAVVAAPQPSEEELNPFKDFPQPEDNFKVHTEIFFSDDRVLRCCNSREMLNKHLTVTGGKVFTRFPPEPNGYLHIGHAKAMFVSFGLAKERSGCCYLRFDDTNPEAEKKEYIDHIKEIVDWMGWKPFKITYASDYFQELYDLAVELIKRGHAYVDHQTPDEIKEYREKKMNSPWRDRPIAESLKLFEDMRRGLIEEGKATLRMKQDMQSDNFNMYDLIAYRIKFTPHPHAGDKWCVYPSYDYAHCIVDCLENITHSLCTLEFETRRASYYWLLHALDLYQPYVWEYSRLNVTNTIMSKRKLNLLVTKKFVDGWDDPRLMTLAGLRRRGVTSTSINAFVRGIGITRSDGSTIRLDRLEYHIREELNKTAPRTMVVLYPLKVVITNLDAGSVMDLEAKKWPDAHIDAAAIYQVPFSKTVYIEQSDFRMKDSKDYYGLAPGKTVMLRYAFPIKCTNVILADDKETIVEIHAEYDPSKKTKPKGVLHWVAETSHGVDPLQVEVRLFDKLFLSENPAELGKDWLDDLNPHSKIVVPSAYAVPSLGEAKVGDRFQFERLGYFVVDEDSTSEKLVFNRTVTLRDSYGKGGK; via the exons GCTTCTGTGACGGATGGATGCGACAAGAGCATCGGGAATCTTCTCTACTCG GTTGCTACGAAGTATCCTGCCAATGCTCTCGTGCACCGTCCCACATTGCTCGAGTACATCGTGTCATCAAAG ATTAAAACCACAGCACAACTAGATgctgcattttcatttttctccgaCACTGGTTCAGAGAGCTTTAAGATTCACGAGTTTGAAGAAGCTTGTGGTGTCG GAGTGGAGGTGTCTGTGGAAGATATCAAACAGACTGTTAGTGGGATTTTTGAAGAGAGAAAGAGCTCAATCTTGGAGCAGCGTTATCGAACAAATG TGGGTGAATTATTTGGACATGTTCGAAAAATGCTGCCATGGGCTGACCAAAAGATTGTTAAG CAAATCATAGATACAAAAATGTATGAATTGCTGGGTGAAAGGACTGCTGCAGATAATGAAAAGCctgcaaagaagaaggaaaagccTGTGAAAGTTGAG GAGAAGAAAGTTGCTGTGGTTGCTGCGCCACAGCCTTCTGAGGAAGAACTTAATCCGTTTAAGGATTTTCCACAGCCAGAGGATAATTTCAAG GTGCATACTGAGATATTTTTCAGTGACGATCGTGTGTTGAGATGCTGCAATTCAAGAGAAATGCTTAATAAGCACTTAACAGTAACAGGCGGAAAAGTTTTCACAAGATTTCCTCCTGAACCAAATGGGTATCTGCATATTGGTCATGCAAAG GCCATGTTTGTTAGCTTTGGTCTGGCTAAAGAGAGATCTGGGTGCTGCTATTTGAG GTTTGATGACACAAACCCGGAAGCTGAAAAGAAAGAGTACATTGATCATATCAAAGAAATTGTTGATTGGATGGGTTGGAAACCTTTCaag ATCACTTATGCCAGTGATTACTTCCAAGAGTTGTATGATCTGGCGGTGGAGCTTATAAAAAGGGGTCATGCTTATGTTGATCATCAG ACACCGGATGAAATAAAGGAGTATAgggaaaagaagatgaatagtccATGGAGGGACAGACCTATTGCAGAGTCATTAAAACTCTTTGAGGATATGAGAAGGGGTTTGATTGAGGAAGGCAAAGCAACACTTAGAATGAAGCAGGATATGCAGAGTGATAACTTTAATATGTATGATCTCATTGCATATCGTATAAAG TTTACTCCTCATCCTCATGCCGGAGATAAATGGTGTGTCTATCCAAGCTATGATTACGCTCATTGCATTGTTGATTGCCTTGAAAATATCACCCATTCG CTCTGTACTCTTGAATTTGAAACACGGCGTGCTTCCTACTACTGGCTATTGCATGCTCTAGACCTATACCAACCATATGTATGGGAGTACTCACGGCTCAATGTCACTAATACCATAATGTCAAAGCGGAAG TTAAATTTATTGGTGACCAAGAAATTTGTTGATGGTTGGGATGACCCACGTTTGATGACCCTAGCTGGTTTGAGAAGAAGAGGTGTAACTTCAACTTCAATCAATGCTTTTGTTCGAGGAATCGGAATCACTAGAAG TGATGGTAGCACGATACGGTTGGATCGCCTTGAGTATCACATTAGAGAAGAACTGAACAAAACAGCGCCTCGAACCATGGTTGTTCTATATCCACTTAAG gTTGTTATTACCAACTTGGATGCTGGCAGTGTGATGGATCTTGAAGCAAAGAAATGGCCTGACGCTCATATAGATGCAGCTGCCATCTACCAG GTCCCCTTTTCGAAGACGGTGTATATAGAACAGTCAGATTTTCGGATGAAGGATTCAAAAGATTACTATGGTCTCGCTCCTGGTAAAACAGTGATGCTAAG GTATGCATTCCCCATAAAGTGCACCAATGTTATCCTAGCTGATGATAAGGAAACAATCGTTGAGATTCACGCTGAGTATGATCCCTCCAAGAAAACAAAACCTAAG GGGGTGCTTCACTGGGTTGCTGAAACTTCCCATGGTGTCGACCCACTTCAGGTGGAAGTCAGATTGTTTGACAAGCTATTTTTGTCAGAG AATCCGGCTGAGCTTGGTAAAGATTGGCTTGATGATCTCAACCCGCATTCAAAAATCGTGGTCCCTTCCGCATATGCTGTACCCTCACTTGGAGAAGCTAAAGTGGGAGATAGATTTCAGTTTGAAAGGCTTG GGTATTTCGTGGTTGACGAGGACTCTACATCTGAGAAACTTGTCTTCAACCGGACCGTTACACTACGAGATAGCTACGGTAAAGGTGGAAAGTAG